One window from the genome of Populus alba chromosome 15, ASM523922v2, whole genome shotgun sequence encodes:
- the LOC118033391 gene encoding protein Asterix has translation MSSHNNNSTSANDPRQPSAAKPFVAPMVSPQDLPVDYSGFIAVILGVAGVMFRYKLCSWLALIFCAQSLSNMRNMENDLKQISMASMFAIMGLVTNYLGPARPGSQS, from the exons ATGTCATCGCACAACAACAACTCGACTTCGGCGAACGATCCACGGCAGCCATCGGCCGCGAAACCGTTTGTTGCACCGATGGTTTCACCGCAGGATCTACCCGTTGATTACTCAGGTTTCATTGCGGTTATTCTCGGCGTGGCAGGCGTCATGTTTAgg TACAAGCTGTGCTCGTGGCTTGCTCTCATATTCTGTGCCCAATCTCTCTCAAACATGAGGAATATGGAAAATGATCTTAAGCAGATTTCCATGGCATCCAT GTTTGCAATCATGGGATTGGTTACAAATTACTTGGGTCCAGCTCGACCTGGCTCACAAAGTTGA